In one window of Brenneria goodwinii DNA:
- a CDS encoding fimbrial protein, which translates to MKKTLNAVRGNGLWLTLAAGALGLPQVGWAAQCSTVSGSPTTYNFAYTIASTQNYTGYETGWRDETASGSSAIGGACTGGPDTYFTSTVGPSLIFAVAEGDTKWYDIGGNDYLQVASQIGINNVNLGQLQYQYVPFTDVNNYCNGRCGSTLASGSRVRVNFRIKRPFVGITTISSIPIFYLYANQGGAGQGTGTPIAVGYLSGTVTVPQSCELNAGQIIAIDFGSVSTGAFKTAGQIAEGVTPVSRNIGIQCKGIEAQTSLSLRVQADTVKDNMIVSDNADIGFIITDSDNNPLTPNALSSVIPFVLDDAASANVRIGAYPVSVTGQTPKVGLATGKGYLRVDFY; encoded by the coding sequence ATGAAAAAAACGCTCAACGCCGTGCGCGGCAATGGGCTTTGGTTAACGCTGGCGGCAGGCGCGCTGGGACTGCCGCAGGTAGGGTGGGCAGCGCAGTGCAGCACGGTCAGCGGCTCTCCGACCACCTACAACTTCGCCTATACCATCGCCTCCACTCAGAACTATACCGGTTATGAGACCGGGTGGCGGGATGAAACCGCATCCGGATCGTCGGCGATCGGCGGCGCATGCACAGGCGGACCCGATACCTATTTTACCTCAACGGTCGGGCCGTCGCTGATCTTCGCCGTTGCCGAAGGCGATACCAAATGGTACGACATCGGCGGTAATGATTACCTGCAAGTCGCCTCGCAGATCGGTATCAATAACGTCAACCTGGGACAACTTCAGTACCAGTATGTTCCTTTCACCGACGTCAATAATTACTGCAACGGGCGCTGCGGCTCGACGCTGGCCAGCGGCAGCCGCGTACGGGTCAATTTCCGCATTAAACGTCCGTTCGTCGGCATCACCACTATTTCATCTATTCCGATCTTCTATCTGTACGCCAATCAGGGCGGAGCCGGTCAGGGCACCGGCACCCCGATCGCGGTGGGCTATTTGAGCGGTACGGTCACGGTGCCGCAAAGCTGTGAACTGAACGCCGGGCAAATCATCGCCATCGATTTCGGCAGCGTTTCGACCGGCGCTTTTAAAACCGCCGGTCAGATAGCGGAGGGCGTAACGCCTGTCAGCCGCAACATTGGTATTCAGTGCAAGGGCATTGAAGCGCAGACCAGCCTGTCGCTGCGCGTACAGGCTGACACGGTAAAAGACAATATGATCGTGTCCGACAATGCCGACATCGGATTCATCATCACCGACAGCGACAACAACCCGCTGACGCCCAACGCCCTATCGAGCGTGATCCCGTTCGTGCTTGACGACGCCGCCAGCGCGAATGTCAGGATCGGCGCTTATCCGGTCAGCGTTACCGGGCAGACGCCGAAAGTCGGTCTGGCGACCGGCAAAGGTTATTTGCGCGTCGACTTCTACTAA